The following proteins are encoded in a genomic region of Gemmatimonas sp. UBA7669:
- the glpK gene encoding glycerol kinase GlpK: MTCVLAIDQGTTGTTCLMIAHDGQVRARAYREITQHFPAPGWVEHDPHEILEKTLSAAREAIAAAGETPAAVGITNQRETIVLWERATGRAVHRAIVWQDRRTAERCAALAPQASMIAERTGLVTDPYFSATKLEWLLAQHDHAARAARGELAAGTIDSWLVWHLTGGAAHVTDHTNASRTMLYDLGTRTWSPELCALFGVPMEVLPRIVPSSGEVGHSTMATLGAVVPIAGIAGDQQSALFGQGGWAPGDGKNTYGTGAFLLLNTGAHRPAPGSGLLTTIACDATGQPVFALEASIFVAGAAVQWLRDGLGVIASSKDTEAMARSLPSNEGVYFVPALVGLGAPDWEPNARGTIVGLTRGTTAAHFARAALEAMAYATRDVLGDMRTQGQVPFDRLRVDGGATGNDWLMQFQADVLHVPVERPDLVETTALGAAGLAGLATGVWRDASEFLAGRRFDRFEPSAEGAEAASTAYAGWRRAVRTTLAWARDREQ, from the coding sequence ATGACCTGTGTGCTGGCCATCGACCAGGGGACTACTGGGACCACCTGTCTCATGATTGCGCACGACGGGCAGGTGCGCGCTCGCGCCTACCGGGAAATCACGCAGCACTTTCCGGCGCCCGGTTGGGTGGAGCACGACCCGCACGAGATTCTCGAGAAGACACTGAGCGCGGCGCGCGAGGCCATCGCGGCGGCTGGTGAGACGCCGGCGGCGGTGGGCATCACCAATCAGCGCGAGACCATCGTCCTGTGGGAGCGTGCCACCGGACGGGCGGTGCATCGCGCGATCGTGTGGCAGGACAGACGAACCGCGGAGCGCTGTGCCGCCCTCGCGCCGCAGGCCAGCATGATTGCCGAGCGGACGGGGCTCGTCACCGATCCGTACTTCAGTGCCACCAAGCTCGAGTGGTTGCTCGCGCAGCATGATCACGCGGCGCGCGCTGCACGTGGCGAGTTGGCGGCGGGCACCATCGACAGTTGGCTGGTGTGGCACCTCACGGGTGGGGCGGCGCATGTCACCGACCACACGAATGCCTCGCGGACCATGCTGTACGATCTGGGCACGCGCACATGGTCGCCGGAGTTGTGCGCGCTGTTTGGCGTGCCCATGGAGGTGCTACCACGCATCGTGCCGTCGAGTGGTGAAGTGGGGCACAGCACCATGGCCACGCTGGGGGCGGTGGTGCCCATTGCAGGCATTGCCGGTGATCAGCAATCGGCCCTGTTTGGTCAGGGGGGGTGGGCACCCGGCGACGGCAAGAACACCTATGGCACGGGCGCCTTCCTGCTGCTCAACACCGGGGCGCACCGGCCGGCACCCGGCTCCGGTTTGCTCACGACCATTGCCTGCGACGCCACGGGTCAACCGGTCTTTGCGCTCGAGGCCAGCATCTTCGTGGCTGGCGCGGCGGTGCAGTGGCTGCGAGATGGCCTCGGCGTGATTGCTTCCAGCAAGGACACCGAGGCCATGGCGCGGTCGCTGCCATCCAATGAGGGGGTGTACTTCGTGCCGGCCCTGGTGGGGCTGGGCGCGCCGGACTGGGAGCCCAACGCGCGCGGCACGATCGTGGGACTGACGCGGGGCACGACGGCGGCGCATTTCGCGCGGGCCGCGCTCGAGGCCATGGCCTATGCCACGCGTGACGTGCTGGGCGACATGCGCACGCAGGGGCAGGTGCCCTTCGACCGGCTGCGTGTGGACGGTGGCGCCACGGGCAACGATTGGCTCATGCAGTTCCAGGCCGACGTGCTGCATGTGCCGGTGGAGCGGCCGGATCTGGTGGAGACCACGGCGTTGGGTGCGGCCGGGCTCGCGGGTCTGGCGACCGGTGTCTGGCGGGATGCGAGCGAGTTTCTGGCCGGTCGGCGCTTCGATCGCTTTGAGCCGTCGGCCGAAGGGGCTGAGGCG